One segment of Paenibacillus sp. FSL R7-0337 DNA contains the following:
- a CDS encoding WG repeat-containing protein — protein sequence MLRIKLNELGKGNDNGLIVAEVWRWDGIGWNECIPQQEEDFIRAEEDLFATIPAEAGLYRVDYSKKPLEALIVLPDDGGGLRAELLHPAPFNLKDGTLWGYINNDGRIVIEPRYDYAEEFQQNGLAVVQRGNVSGLIDSSGRERVKPVYSFIGPFSEGRAVVSDAKGYTFIDEKGKEVTSARYDYLNSLHEGRALFSKQNTTGGNSLYGYLDAQGKQVLPAIYLDAGDFSNGTALVKIAEGEYALIDVHGAVLHTYKHPFVGYPWDGLLAFQATQDGKYGYLHTDGTIAIQPQYTAALPFSEGRAVINTAADYGNAYGLIDKQGKMIIPAVYYEVQQLGENRVALGTPLYADQPYRGSSYVIADALTGRILSTHPLLGVNNYQQGLASVYDAKDTYFIDTSGKKSAQPPVIPGSGSLSFSGSLIRADIDLRTSYYDRKGKQVWRQNGVIPLRPPYSVLEKKYKPNRDYLVYYPVVEGIAVAEISKAVNDKLRILSLPYGAGTGGGTQDFSYTGDFSVSFFRKNLLVLELSGYHFPFGAAHGMPTRIYEHINLRTGKFYTLSDLFKPGSKYVQKLSDIVGKQIANDPQYSYVFPDTYKGITADQPFYVDAEALYLYFAPYEIAPYSAGFPTFRIPYAEIMGLISTEGEFWQSFH from the coding sequence ATGCTGAGGATTAAGCTGAACGAGCTGGGAAAAGGGAATGACAATGGTCTGATTGTGGCGGAGGTATGGCGGTGGGACGGTATCGGCTGGAATGAGTGTATTCCGCAGCAGGAGGAGGATTTCATCCGGGCGGAAGAGGATTTGTTCGCGACGATCCCGGCAGAGGCGGGCTTATACCGTGTAGACTACTCCAAAAAGCCGCTGGAGGCGCTCATTGTGCTCCCGGATGACGGCGGAGGCCTGCGGGCAGAGCTGCTGCATCCGGCTCCTTTTAACCTTAAGGACGGGACGCTGTGGGGATATATCAACAACGACGGCCGGATTGTGATTGAGCCGAGATATGACTATGCAGAGGAGTTTCAGCAGAATGGCCTGGCGGTGGTGCAGCGGGGAAATGTCAGCGGTCTGATTGACAGCTCCGGGCGGGAGCGGGTCAAACCGGTCTATTCTTTTATTGGTCCTTTTTCCGAGGGGCGGGCCGTGGTGTCGGATGCGAAGGGCTACACTTTTATTGATGAAAAAGGCAAAGAAGTGACGTCCGCGCGCTATGACTATCTGAATTCGCTGCACGAAGGCCGCGCACTGTTCTCCAAGCAGAATACTACCGGAGGGAACTCGCTGTATGGCTATCTGGATGCCCAGGGCAAACAGGTGCTGCCAGCCATCTATCTGGACGCCGGGGATTTCTCGAATGGGACTGCACTAGTCAAAATAGCCGAAGGGGAGTATGCGCTGATTGATGTTCATGGCGCGGTGCTGCATACGTACAAACATCCTTTTGTCGGGTATCCGTGGGATGGGCTGCTGGCCTTTCAGGCAACGCAGGATGGAAAATACGGTTATCTCCACACGGACGGTACGATTGCTATCCAGCCGCAGTATACGGCAGCACTGCCGTTCTCGGAGGGCCGGGCGGTGATTAACACAGCTGCGGATTACGGCAACGCCTACGGTCTGATCGATAAGCAGGGTAAAATGATTATTCCCGCCGTCTACTATGAGGTGCAGCAGCTGGGAGAGAACCGTGTGGCGCTGGGGACCCCGCTGTATGCGGATCAGCCCTACAGAGGCTCCAGCTATGTTATAGCCGATGCGCTGACCGGACGGATTCTCAGCACCCACCCGCTGCTGGGCGTGAACAATTATCAGCAGGGACTCGCGTCGGTGTACGATGCCAAGGATACGTATTTTATTGATACCAGCGGGAAAAAATCCGCCCAGCCTCCGGTCATCCCTGGCTCAGGGTCACTGTCCTTCAGCGGCAGCCTGATCCGTGCGGATATTGATCTGCGGACCTCCTATTATGACCGTAAAGGCAAGCAGGTCTGGCGTCAAAACGGGGTCATACCGCTCAGACCGCCATACTCTGTGCTGGAGAAGAAATACAAGCCGAACCGGGATTATCTGGTCTATTATCCGGTCGTGGAAGGGATCGCGGTTGCCGAGATCTCGAAGGCAGTAAATGACAAGCTGCGCATCCTGTCGCTCCCATACGGCGCGGGGACGGGTGGAGGCACACAGGATTTCAGCTATACGGGAGATTTCTCCGTTTCCTTCTTCCGCAAGAATCTGCTGGTGCTGGAGCTTAGCGGTTATCATTTTCCGTTCGGCGCTGCGCACGGCATGCCTACCCGGATCTACGAGCATATCAACCTGCGCACCGGCAAATTCTACACGCTCAGCGATCTATTCAAGCCCGGCAGCAAATATGTGCAGAAGCTCAGTGACATTGTCGGCAAGCAGATTGCGAATGATCCGCAGTATTCCTATGTTTTCCCTGATACGTATAAAGGTATCACAGCGGATCAGCCCTTTTATGTGGATGCGGAGGCGCTGTATCTGTATTTTGCCCCTTATGAGATTGCTCCTTATTCGGCAGGATTCCCAACCTTCCGCATTCCGTATGCAGAGATTATGGGCCTGATTTCGACCGAAGGGGAGTTCTGGCAGTCTTTTCATTAA
- a CDS encoding CAP domain-containing protein, translating to MKSNTLRRVIGGSVAAVMALGISLPLQANAAAAGAPTAAGSDMNFTQLMEYFTQNNSKTFVLGGNTYTVTKTFVYTTPVAAAPAAQPVAPAKPVVTAAPVATAAPAATAKPAPAPVATAKPVVTPAPAPSAVPAVGTNASSYTQQVVALVNKERAAAGLAPVSALDSLNKVAAAKAADMRSNNYFSHTSPTYGSPFDMMSAFGITYKAAGENIAMGQKTPQEVMTAWMNSPGHKANILSANFNYIGVGFDNNYWVQEFIGK from the coding sequence ATGAAAAGCAATACTTTGAGAAGAGTGATAGGTGGAAGCGTAGCCGCAGTTATGGCGCTTGGCATTTCTCTTCCATTACAAGCAAACGCAGCAGCAGCCGGTGCCCCTACGGCAGCCGGATCAGATATGAATTTCACACAGCTCATGGAATATTTCACGCAGAACAATTCGAAGACTTTTGTACTGGGTGGTAATACTTACACTGTCACTAAAACCTTTGTATACACAACGCCAGTTGCAGCTGCCCCGGCAGCACAGCCGGTAGCTCCGGCTAAGCCGGTTGTCACAGCTGCACCAGTGGCTACAGCAGCCCCGGCAGCAACAGCTAAGCCAGCACCGGCACCCGTTGCCACTGCAAAACCTGTGGTAACCCCGGCTCCGGCTCCATCTGCAGTTCCTGCGGTTGGTACTAACGCCTCAAGTTACACACAGCAAGTAGTTGCTCTGGTGAACAAAGAGCGCGCTGCAGCTGGACTAGCCCCTGTCTCTGCATTGGACAGCCTGAACAAAGTGGCTGCGGCGAAGGCAGCGGACATGCGCTCGAACAACTATTTCTCACACACTTCTCCAACCTACGGATCACCTTTCGATATGATGTCGGCCTTCGGCATTACGTATAAGGCGGCTGGTGAGAATATCGCTATGGGCCAGAAGACCCCTCAGGAAGTTATGACGGCGTGGATGAACAGTCCGGGTCATAAGGCTAACATCCTGAGCGCGAATTTCAACTATATCGGCGTTGGTTTCGATAATAACTACTGGGTCCAGGAATTTATCGGTAAATAA
- the mglC gene encoding galactose/methyl galactoside ABC transporter permease MglC: MTIKRAQSFVTQNAIYIVLVLLIMGIIIYEPSFMSINTLRDVLIQSSTRVIIALGVAFILITAGTDLSAGRVVGFTAVISASMLQIPDYSRRFFPDLPQVQVWLPILIAIVAGLLCGLVNGIIVSKLNVPPFIATLGTMLIVYGLNSLYFDMDPNQSQPIGGLRRDFTDIGSGFIGSGQYSIPYIVLIALGVAAIVWVLFNKTKLGKNMYAIGGNMQAAKVSGINVSKNLIYIYAIAGALYGLAGVLEAARTGGATNNYGNMYELDAIAACVVGGVSTTGGIGTVPGVLVGVIIFTLINYGLTFIGISPYYQLIIKGLIIIAAVSFDMRKYSSKK; the protein is encoded by the coding sequence ATGACTATTAAAAGAGCGCAGTCCTTCGTGACTCAAAACGCTATCTACATCGTGCTGGTACTGCTGATCATGGGGATTATCATATACGAGCCAAGCTTCATGTCCATTAACACCTTGCGGGATGTACTGATCCAGTCCTCCACACGCGTTATTATTGCTCTCGGGGTGGCCTTTATCCTGATCACCGCCGGGACCGACTTGTCGGCAGGCCGGGTGGTCGGCTTCACAGCGGTGATCTCAGCTTCCATGCTGCAGATACCCGACTACTCCCGCCGTTTCTTCCCTGATCTGCCGCAGGTGCAGGTCTGGCTGCCGATTCTAATCGCCATTGTGGCCGGTCTGCTCTGCGGGCTCGTCAACGGGATTATTGTCTCCAAGCTGAACGTTCCGCCGTTTATCGCCACTCTGGGTACGATGCTGATCGTATACGGCCTGAACTCCCTGTACTTCGATATGGACCCTAACCAATCCCAGCCGATCGGCGGCCTGCGCCGGGACTTCACCGATATCGGCTCCGGCTTCATCGGCAGCGGCCAATATTCCATCCCGTACATCGTACTCATAGCCCTCGGAGTCGCGGCGATCGTCTGGGTGCTGTTCAACAAAACCAAGCTGGGCAAAAACATGTACGCCATCGGCGGCAACATGCAGGCAGCCAAGGTATCCGGGATCAACGTCTCCAAGAACCTGATCTACATCTATGCCATCGCTGGTGCTCTGTACGGTCTGGCCGGTGTGCTTGAAGCAGCCAGAACCGGCGGCGCTACCAACAACTACGGGAACATGTACGAGCTTGACGCCATCGCAGCCTGCGTCGTCGGCGGCGTATCCACCACCGGCGGGATCGGCACCGTACCGGGTGTCCTGGTCGGGGTTATTATCTTCACCCTGATCAACTACGGCCTGACCTTCATCGGTATCAGCCCCTACTACCAGTTGATCATCAAGGGCTTGATCATCATCGCTGCGGTATCGTTTGATATGCGTAAGTATTCTTCGAAGAAGTAG
- a CDS encoding substrate-binding domain-containing protein, whose product MKSLRVWLTVLLCGVLWISVSSCSGASPAYISTSKTRNIHLIVKMNQGDYWNTLKLGAEAAAKEFNVNLTFKAPDSESDIEEQVVMVEESIKEKADVIILAASSYMGLAQVVDQAAYSRIPVISVDAEVGSAKVRTYVGSNGYEAGQKSAERLIQLLGGYGEIGIINFTNSSLTPDSGKNGSIDYGARDADEREKGFLNYAARFPNVKVVPIAYTSSSTSDAENLTREMLNKYPELRGIATLNEIASQGAARVIQGLKRDSVQMIAFDSSPSMMESLQDGTVQATVIQNPFSNGYLAVKYAVEALEGMDIPERVDTGTKLIDLENMLWPENQKLLFPFVR is encoded by the coding sequence GTGAAAAGCCTGCGTGTATGGCTCACCGTGCTGCTGTGCGGCGTGCTGTGGATCTCTGTGTCCTCTTGCTCGGGCGCCTCGCCAGCTTATATCAGCACCAGCAAGACGCGGAATATCCACCTGATTGTCAAGATGAACCAAGGGGACTACTGGAACACCTTGAAGCTGGGAGCAGAGGCTGCGGCGAAGGAATTCAATGTCAATCTGACCTTTAAGGCACCGGATTCGGAGAGTGATATTGAGGAGCAGGTCGTCATGGTGGAGGAGTCCATTAAGGAGAAGGCGGATGTGATTATTCTCGCGGCCAGCAGCTATATGGGACTGGCACAGGTAGTTGACCAGGCGGCGTATTCCAGAATTCCGGTCATCTCAGTCGATGCGGAGGTCGGCTCGGCCAAGGTTCGGACTTACGTGGGATCGAACGGCTACGAGGCCGGACAGAAGTCCGCCGAGCGTCTGATCCAGCTGCTGGGGGGCTACGGCGAGATCGGGATCATTAACTTCACCAATTCGTCGCTTACCCCGGACTCCGGCAAGAATGGCAGTATCGACTATGGTGCGCGGGATGCAGATGAGCGGGAAAAGGGTTTTCTGAATTACGCCGCCCGCTTCCCGAATGTTAAGGTCGTACCGATCGCCTACACCTCCTCCAGCACCTCCGACGCCGAGAATCTGACCCGGGAGATGCTGAACAAGTATCCCGAGCTGCGTGGTATTGCCACCCTGAATGAGATTGCTTCACAAGGCGCGGCCAGGGTGATTCAGGGCCTGAAGAGGGATAGTGTGCAAATGATTGCTTTTGACAGCTCGCCCTCCATGATGGAATCGCTTCAGGATGGCACTGTGCAGGCTACCGTCATCCAGAATCCGTTCAGCAACGGGTATCTGGCAGTGAAATATGCTGTGGAGGCACTCGAAGGGATGGATATTCCCGAACGCGTGGACACCGGCACCAAGCTTATCGATCTGGAGAATATGCTGTGGCCGGAGAATCAGAAGCTGCTGTTCCCGTTTGTAAGATAG
- a CDS encoding sugar ABC transporter ATP-binding protein translates to MANTEFLLEMNGITKEFPGVKALDGVSIKVRPGSVHALMGENGAGKSTLMKCLFGIYSPDAGEIFLDGQKASITSSSEALKHGISMIHQELHPVPFRSVMENIWLGRFPTKGIGPLQFIDHKKMFTDTENLFKDLDIDLNPETLVGKLSVSKIQSIEIAKAVSFHSRVIVMDEPTSSLTSVEVEHLFRIIRDLQKRGVAIIYISHKMEEILEISDEVTIMRDGKKIGTWPSAELTTDLIISKMVGRDLTNRFPERTNVPGKVFMKVEGLTSPEPRSFKDVSFELRRGEILGVGGLVGAQRTEVMEALFGLRAVKSGSISIDGKKVKINSPQDAKKHGLALLTEERRVTGIFPVLSVHENGAIANLDRYKTPYLLLNGRKKKVEVDKMIEKLRTKTPTTKTQIMNLSGGNQQKVLLARWLLTEPEVLLLDEPTRGIDVGAKFEIYTIIADLAKQGKSIIMISSEMPELLGMSDRVMVMSEGRLTGILEGTQATETEVMRLAAQH, encoded by the coding sequence ATGGCAAATACGGAATTTTTGCTGGAAATGAACGGTATTACCAAAGAATTTCCCGGCGTTAAGGCGCTGGATGGAGTCAGCATTAAGGTTCGTCCGGGCTCGGTTCATGCACTTATGGGCGAGAACGGGGCAGGCAAGTCCACACTGATGAAATGTCTTTTTGGAATCTATTCACCGGATGCCGGTGAGATCTTCCTGGATGGCCAGAAGGCCTCCATCACAAGTTCGAGCGAAGCACTGAAGCACGGCATCTCGATGATCCATCAGGAGCTGCACCCTGTACCTTTCCGCAGTGTGATGGAGAATATCTGGCTGGGGCGTTTTCCGACCAAGGGCATCGGGCCGCTTCAGTTCATTGACCACAAAAAAATGTTCACAGACACAGAAAACTTATTTAAAGATCTGGATATCGACCTGAATCCCGAAACGCTGGTGGGCAAGCTGTCTGTATCCAAGATCCAATCTATCGAAATCGCGAAGGCGGTCTCTTTTCACTCCCGCGTTATTGTCATGGATGAGCCAACCTCGTCCTTAACGAGCGTGGAAGTGGAGCATTTGTTCCGGATCATCCGGGACCTGCAAAAAAGAGGCGTAGCTATTATCTATATATCTCACAAAATGGAAGAAATCCTGGAGATCTCCGATGAAGTGACGATTATGCGTGATGGTAAAAAGATCGGTACCTGGCCTTCGGCCGAGCTGACCACGGACCTGATTATCTCCAAGATGGTCGGGCGCGATCTGACGAACCGTTTCCCGGAGCGCACCAATGTTCCAGGCAAGGTGTTCATGAAGGTAGAAGGCCTGACCTCACCGGAGCCCAGATCCTTCAAGGATGTCTCCTTCGAATTAAGACGCGGGGAGATTCTGGGGGTCGGCGGTCTGGTCGGCGCACAGCGAACCGAGGTCATGGAAGCGTTGTTTGGACTTCGCGCGGTGAAATCCGGCTCCATCTCGATAGACGGCAAGAAGGTGAAGATTAACTCTCCGCAGGATGCCAAAAAACACGGGCTGGCCTTGTTGACCGAGGAGCGCCGCGTGACGGGGATTTTCCCGGTGCTGTCTGTGCATGAGAACGGCGCCATCGCCAACCTGGACCGCTACAAGACGCCTTATCTGCTGCTGAACGGCCGCAAGAAGAAGGTTGAAGTCGATAAAATGATTGAAAAGCTGCGCACCAAAACACCAACGACCAAGACGCAGATTATGAACCTCTCCGGCGGGAATCAGCAAAAGGTGCTGCTGGCCAGATGGCTGCTCACTGAGCCTGAGGTGCTGCTGCTCGATGAGCCGACACGCGGAATTGACGTCGGTGCGAAGTTCGAGATCTATACGATCATTGCCGACCTGGCGAAGCAGGGGAAGAGTATCATCATGATCTCCTCGGAAATGCCCGAGCTGCTGGGGATGTCTGACCGTGTCATGGTAATGTCGGAAGGACGGCTGACAGGAATATTAGAAGGTACGCAGGCTACAGAAACCGAAGTGATGCGTCTCGCTGCACAGCATTAA
- a CDS encoding galactose ABC transporter substrate-binding protein: MKKITSVLLASALLGAALAGCGGNNNKASDAANTGTAANTANSGSTETPKVGVAIYKFDDTFMTGVRNAIDAAAKGIATVDIVDSQNSQPTQNDKVDLFITKKYNGMLINPVDRTAAGVIIDKAKTANIPVVFLNREPLPEDMKKWDKVYYVGAKAEESGTMSGQLIVDYWKAHPEADKNGDGVLQYVMLKGEPGHQDAELRTTYSIQAIEDAGIKVEKLAEDTAMWDRVKGQEKMAAFLGSHGDKIEAVLANNDDMALGAIEALKAQGYFSGDKYMPVVGVDATAPAVQALQDGTMLGTVLNDANNQGKAAITLAALLAKGETPTKENVGFDITDNQFVWISYKKITKDNVADAK, from the coding sequence ATGAAAAAAATCACTTCCGTTTTACTTGCCAGTGCATTGCTGGGTGCTGCTCTCGCAGGCTGCGGCGGCAACAATAACAAGGCGTCTGATGCTGCTAACACAGGAACTGCGGCTAACACAGCGAATTCGGGTTCAACTGAGACTCCAAAGGTCGGCGTAGCGATCTACAAATTCGATGACACGTTCATGACGGGTGTCCGCAACGCCATCGATGCTGCTGCTAAGGGTATTGCCACGGTTGATATCGTAGACAGCCAGAATTCCCAGCCAACACAGAACGATAAGGTGGATCTGTTCATCACCAAGAAATATAACGGCATGCTGATCAACCCGGTAGACCGCACTGCTGCTGGCGTCATCATTGACAAGGCCAAGACAGCGAACATTCCAGTGGTTTTCCTGAACCGCGAGCCGCTGCCGGAAGATATGAAGAAATGGGATAAAGTCTACTACGTAGGCGCCAAGGCTGAAGAGTCCGGCACCATGTCCGGCCAGCTGATCGTGGATTACTGGAAGGCACACCCTGAAGCCGACAAGAACGGTGATGGCGTACTGCAATATGTCATGCTGAAGGGCGAACCGGGACACCAGGATGCCGAGCTGCGCACCACGTACTCCATCCAGGCGATTGAAGATGCTGGCATCAAGGTAGAGAAGCTGGCTGAAGATACCGCGATGTGGGATCGTGTAAAAGGCCAGGAGAAAATGGCAGCCTTCCTCGGCTCCCACGGCGACAAGATTGAAGCCGTACTGGCCAACAACGATGACATGGCACTCGGCGCCATCGAAGCTCTGAAGGCTCAAGGCTACTTCAGCGGCGATAAGTACATGCCGGTTGTAGGCGTGGATGCCACAGCTCCTGCGGTTCAGGCTTTGCAGGATGGAACGATGCTGGGTACCGTACTGAACGATGCCAACAACCAAGGTAAAGCAGCGATTACCCTGGCCGCTCTGCTGGCCAAAGGCGAAACACCAACCAAAGAGAACGTAGGCTTCGACATCACAGACAACCAGTTTGTATGGATCTCCTACAAAAAAATCACCAAAGACAACGTAGCAGACGCGAAATAA
- a CDS encoding response regulator: MYKLILAEDEEDVREGIIAQIDWEQYGFEVVEQAENGREAADAIDRLLPDVVVTDIQMPFMNGLQLAEWIRSRHPNTKIIILTGYDEFEYAQKAIKLQIDEYILKPFSSRELIDVLLKVRATIETEIAEKENVFVLSEHYRKSLPLLREQFLSTLVSRRLRSAEIAEKSTEYGIPLTGELFQSSVISIDYIRPDRSPGLQEGRPVSLRDTGDRNLQLYAVLNIAEEICQKHGFGKVFIHRDDVVLLSVSQSPEESDITARTFAILEEICQNVQRFLKLTVTAGAGTVCKAPSMLFHSFGDALQALDYRLILGNNRVIWIEDVESRSSRMLDYDELTQQSLIRTIKLGTVQELREVVDELFRGLDTEQVSAQDYQIFLLEIITSILRVAKESGSGTNDFIGPGLTSLSDMNKFNNLEEARQWIITVCTRLMDSIASGRQSSYKQLIDQAKEYIRSHYEESDMSIGRVCQHLHISTGYFSSIFKKEMKMTFVSYLLQIRLEAAKELLRSTELKAFEIAERIGFADPNYFSFCFRKKYGQSPKEYKNSARGE; the protein is encoded by the coding sequence ATGTACAAATTAATACTCGCCGAAGACGAGGAAGATGTAAGAGAAGGCATTATTGCCCAGATTGACTGGGAGCAGTACGGCTTCGAGGTCGTTGAGCAGGCCGAGAACGGGCGGGAGGCGGCGGATGCGATCGACCGGCTGCTGCCGGATGTGGTCGTTACCGATATCCAGATGCCTTTTATGAACGGGTTGCAGCTCGCAGAATGGATACGCAGCCGCCATCCGAATACGAAGATTATCATTCTGACCGGCTATGATGAATTCGAATACGCCCAGAAGGCGATCAAGCTGCAGATTGATGAATATATCCTGAAGCCCTTCTCGTCCCGGGAGCTGATTGATGTTCTGCTTAAGGTTCGCGCGACGATCGAGACCGAGATCGCCGAGAAGGAGAATGTGTTCGTACTGAGCGAGCATTACCGTAAGAGCCTGCCGCTTCTGCGTGAGCAGTTCCTCTCTACCCTGGTGTCCCGCCGTTTGCGTTCTGCAGAGATCGCTGAGAAAAGCACTGAGTACGGCATCCCCCTTACCGGTGAATTGTTCCAGTCCTCGGTGATCAGCATCGATTATATCCGTCCGGACCGTTCCCCCGGGCTTCAGGAAGGGCGGCCCGTGTCCCTGCGGGATACCGGAGACCGTAATCTCCAGCTCTATGCTGTGCTGAACATCGCGGAGGAGATCTGCCAGAAGCATGGCTTCGGCAAGGTATTCATCCACCGGGATGATGTTGTGCTGCTCTCGGTCAGCCAGAGCCCGGAGGAGAGCGACATCACCGCCAGAACCTTTGCCATTCTCGAAGAGATCTGCCAGAATGTGCAGCGCTTCCTGAAGCTGACGGTAACTGCCGGGGCCGGCACTGTCTGCAAGGCACCGTCCATGCTGTTCCATTCCTTCGGGGATGCGCTGCAAGCGCTTGATTACCGGCTGATCCTCGGCAACAACCGGGTCATCTGGATTGAGGATGTGGAGTCACGGTCCAGCCGGATGCTGGACTATGATGAGCTGACCCAGCAGTCGCTGATCCGCACGATCAAGCTGGGCACCGTCCAGGAGCTGCGCGAAGTCGTGGACGAGCTGTTTCGGGGACTGGATACGGAGCAGGTGTCGGCGCAGGATTATCAGATCTTCCTGCTGGAGATCATCACCTCCATTCTGCGGGTGGCGAAGGAATCCGGGAGCGGAACGAATGATTTTATCGGACCCGGCCTGACCTCGCTAAGCGATATGAACAAATTCAACAACCTGGAAGAAGCCCGGCAGTGGATTATTACCGTATGTACCCGGCTAATGGATTCCATTGCATCGGGGCGCCAGTCGAGCTACAAGCAGCTCATAGACCAGGCTAAGGAATATATCCGCAGCCACTATGAAGAATCCGATATGTCCATCGGCAGGGTATGCCAGCATCTGCATATCAGCACGGGTTATTTCAGCAGCATTTTCAAAAAAGAAATGAAGATGACCTTCGTCAGCTATCTGCTGCAAATCCGGCTGGAGGCCGCGAAGGAGCTGCTTCGTTCCACCGAGCTGAAGGCGTTCGAGATCGCCGAGCGGATCGGCTTTGCCGACCCGAATTATTTCAGCTTCTGCTTCCGCAAGAAATACGGACAATCCCCCAAAGAGTATAAGAACAGCGCGCGGGGAGAATAG
- a CDS encoding sensor histidine kinase — MNKPKGYFFPLRPGPGKSGRLRLSSKLRSIQLIITLTFMAVTAAVAVIVSVMLYGKFANTAEENANLNMQQIIEQVNYNLELYVKGMGSIFATAEKQITSTPSIDSPLLYERMDTLMSSREDLVSVAVFTPQGQYVVGTPGQTMRMNTGLESQSWFTTAKRTSEISYSAPHIQNLFKGRYTWVVSISKLIQYRENGELRTGVLLLDFNFRTIDELSKQVKLGKRGYAYILDPLGNIVYHPQQQLIYAGLKYENVEPVLEYAYRSYLDESTGEKRFITVRTLAQTGWKIVGVAYYDEIVTTKRDLNQFLAWFLGVVLVCVIAVSVFLSWLIASPIRKLERTVKQVAEGDLNTPINVSGAYEVEQLSRRFNMMLQRIRQLMEQIIYEQETKRKGELEVLQSQINPHFLYNTLNSVIRLAERGKTDEVVTMIQSLSRFFRISLSKGKNIITIQEELDHIRHYLVIQSFRFKNKFRYEITAQEEVLECQTIKLILQPIVENALYHGIEMLPDEGLILITAGLQDGLIIIKVSDNGLGMSRETVNGILSGSVKSTSGSGVGVRNVHERIGLYYGREYGLAFESELEEGTVVTIVFPARPAGEATDEQKEETNL; from the coding sequence ATGAACAAGCCGAAGGGTTATTTCTTCCCGCTGCGGCCTGGGCCTGGCAAGAGCGGCAGGCTGCGCCTGTCCTCGAAGCTGCGGAGCATTCAGCTGATTATCACGCTGACGTTCATGGCGGTGACTGCGGCGGTGGCCGTGATCGTCAGTGTGATGCTGTACGGCAAATTCGCCAACACGGCGGAGGAGAATGCCAATCTCAACATGCAGCAGATCATTGAACAGGTGAACTATAACCTGGAGCTTTACGTGAAGGGGATGGGCAGTATTTTTGCGACCGCCGAGAAGCAGATTACCTCTACGCCCTCCATCGATTCCCCGCTGCTCTATGAACGGATGGATACACTGATGAGCAGCCGCGAGGATCTGGTGTCTGTGGCTGTTTTTACCCCGCAGGGACAGTACGTCGTAGGGACGCCGGGGCAGACGATGCGCATGAACACGGGGCTGGAGAGCCAGAGCTGGTTCACTACAGCCAAGCGCACCTCGGAGATCTCCTATTCCGCCCCGCATATCCAGAATCTGTTCAAGGGCAGGTATACCTGGGTGGTCTCCATCTCCAAGCTGATTCAGTACAGAGAGAACGGGGAACTGAGAACCGGGGTGCTGCTGCTTGACTTCAACTTTAGAACGATTGACGAACTCAGCAAGCAGGTCAAGCTGGGCAAAAGAGGCTACGCCTACATCCTCGATCCGCTCGGCAATATCGTCTACCACCCGCAGCAGCAGCTCATCTACGCCGGGCTGAAGTATGAGAATGTGGAGCCGGTGCTGGAATACGCCTACCGCAGCTATCTGGACGAATCAACCGGGGAGAAGCGGTTTATTACCGTACGCACACTGGCGCAGACCGGCTGGAAGATTGTCGGGGTAGCCTATTACGATGAGATTGTCACTACCAAGCGGGATCTGAACCAGTTCCTGGCGTGGTTTCTTGGTGTTGTGCTCGTCTGTGTTATTGCGGTCTCGGTCTTCCTGTCCTGGCTGATTGCAAGCCCCATCCGCAAGCTGGAGCGTACCGTGAAGCAGGTGGCGGAGGGGGATTTGAATACGCCGATTAATGTCAGCGGAGCCTATGAGGTAGAGCAGCTGTCGAGGCGCTTCAACATGATGCTCCAGCGTATCCGCCAGCTGATGGAGCAGATTATTTATGAGCAGGAGACGAAGCGTAAGGGCGAGCTTGAGGTGCTGCAATCGCAGATCAACCCGCATTTTCTGTACAATACGCTGAATTCGGTTATCCGGCTGGCCGAACGCGGCAAAACGGATGAAGTCGTCACCATGATCCAGTCACTCTCAAGATTCTTCCGTATCAGCCTCAGCAAAGGCAAGAATATTATTACCATCCAGGAAGAGCTGGACCACATCCGCCATTACCTGGTGATTCAGAGCTTCCGCTTCAAGAATAAATTCCGTTATGAGATCACGGCGCAGGAGGAGGTCCTGGAGTGCCAGACGATCAAGCTGATCCTGCAGCCTATCGTGGAGAACGCGCTCTATCACGGGATCGAAATGCTGCCGGACGAGGGGCTGATCTTGATCACCGCCGGGCTTCAGGACGGGCTAATTATCATCAAGGTCAGCGACAACGGCCTTGGCATGTCCAGGGAGACGGTGAACGGCATTCTAAGCGGAAGCGTCAAAAGCACCAGCGGATCAGGGGTCGGCGTCCGGAATGTGCATGAACGGATCGGCCTGTATTACGGGCGGGAGTACGGGCTTGCTTTTGAGAGTGAGCTGGAAGAGGGGACGGTTGTTACGATTGTGTTCCCGGCCCGCCCGGCGGGAGAGGCTACGGATGAGCAGAAGGAGGAGACGAACCTGTGA